The following proteins are encoded in a genomic region of Nicoliella spurrieriana:
- a CDS encoding VIT1/CCC1 transporter family protein: protein MKKQSLAQRINVIRASVMGANDGILSVAGIVIGVAGATANSFAIFISGIAGMIAGTVSMAMGEWVSVSTEKDSQRNAIEHQRTALKEHYQQEFNIVKQKYVNDGIDDALATKATTEMMNRDSLVTTVREKYGFNVNEFTSPYAAAIASMLSFPTGSILPLAAIGLFPSHLRVGMTFIAVLIALAITGYSAAVLSKANRTRSMIRNIISGMLTMIVTYLIGKIIGTL from the coding sequence ATGAAAAAACAATCATTAGCACAACGGATCAACGTAATTAGAGCCAGCGTAATGGGCGCTAACGATGGGATCTTATCGGTCGCAGGCATCGTTATCGGGGTTGCTGGAGCGACCGCCAATTCGTTTGCCATCTTCATTTCTGGAATCGCCGGGATGATTGCCGGGACGGTATCAATGGCCATGGGAGAATGGGTCTCAGTCAGTACCGAAAAGGACTCCCAACGAAACGCCATTGAGCACCAACGGACTGCATTAAAGGAGCACTACCAACAAGAATTTAATATCGTCAAACAAAAATACGTTAATGATGGCATTGATGATGCCCTCGCCACCAAGGCGACCACCGAAATGATGAATCGTGATTCACTAGTCACCACGGTTCGTGAAAAGTACGGCTTTAACGTCAATGAGTTCACCAGTCCCTACGCCGCTGCGATTGCATCCATGCTTTCATTTCCCACTGGTTCAATCCTCCCACTAGCAGCCATCGGCTTATTTCCCAGTCACCTCCGGGTAGGAATGACCTTCATTGCCGTTTTAATCGCCCTTGCAATTACCGGATATTCTGCTGCCGTGTTGAGCAAGGCCAATCGGACCCGTTCAATGATCAGAAACATTATCTCAGGAATGTTAACCATGATCGTCACCTACCTAATTGGTAAAATCATCGGGACGTTATAA
- the dapF gene encoding diaminopimelate epimerase: MAQLLKVHGSENQFFILDQTALDHKLSADELTHLAQTICKPTSLLGGADGVLVVDQSDHKAALGRMEVVNADGSRASMCGNGLRCVSRYIADHSGKDSFKVETPAADLLVNRQPNLADNVFAFAVEISPVRYQKEAFPFDHLGMDQVMNQPLPALNDHLKFTTIAVPNPHLISFVDNDHDLNDTLGTLGKQLNEPNQYFPDGVNVNFAKILGQNQLFVRTYERGVGFTNACGTGMSATSLAFALNYPDMVDVNQPIEVTNPGGMVKTIVHPNDEHQWIELIGNATFTHQIDVDEAKLHAASVTADSVQVHDTGEEASYQAFIKSLQLN; the protein is encoded by the coding sequence ATGGCACAATTATTAAAGGTTCATGGTTCTGAGAACCAATTCTTCATTCTGGATCAAACCGCACTGGACCACAAGCTATCAGCGGACGAATTAACCCACCTCGCCCAGACCATTTGCAAACCCACTAGCCTACTCGGTGGTGCTGATGGGGTCTTGGTAGTCGATCAATCGGATCATAAGGCCGCCCTGGGCCGCATGGAAGTCGTCAATGCCGACGGTAGCCGCGCTTCAATGTGTGGCAACGGGCTCCGCTGCGTTTCCAGATACATTGCGGATCACTCCGGTAAGGATTCATTTAAGGTCGAAACCCCCGCTGCTGATTTATTGGTCAACCGGCAACCTAACCTGGCTGATAACGTCTTCGCCTTTGCAGTTGAAATTTCCCCCGTTCGCTACCAAAAAGAGGCCTTCCCATTCGATCACCTGGGCATGGATCAGGTCATGAACCAACCACTACCAGCATTAAATGACCACCTGAAGTTCACTACGATTGCCGTACCGAACCCCCACTTGATCAGCTTCGTTGATAACGATCACGACCTAAACGACACGCTCGGTACCCTGGGGAAGCAATTGAACGAACCCAATCAGTACTTTCCAGATGGCGTGAACGTCAACTTTGCTAAGATCTTAGGCCAAAACCAACTCTTTGTCCGGACCTACGAACGGGGCGTTGGGTTCACGAACGCCTGTGGAACTGGGATGTCAGCTACTTCACTAGCGTTTGCGTTAAATTATCCCGACATGGTCGACGTCAACCAGCCCATCGAAGTGACTAACCCCGGTGGGATGGTCAAGACGATTGTCCACCCTAACGACGAACACCAATGGATCGAATTGATCGGTAACGCTACTTTCACCCATCAAATCGACGTTGACGAAGCAAAGCTCCATGCTGCTAGCGTCACAGCTGATTCCGTCCAGGTTCATGATACTGGTGAAGAAGCAAGTTATCAGGCGTTCATTAAATCATTACAGTTAAATTAA